The following DNA comes from Ooceraea biroi isolate clonal line C1 chromosome 11, Obir_v5.4, whole genome shotgun sequence.
CCTAAATGTATGTAAAGCTTGTGTCTTTAACATATTAGTAGACGTAAAGGAGTCTACTTGACGCGATGTCAGTGACGTGGTATATTACTGCGaatgaaatgataaaataaacttgATTTATGTCAATTAGGTGCAACGAATTTTGGACATTTGGACATTGCAAGTAGTTACTAGTCGgtacaaaaatataagttacaatggttttttttttatttgtcgaTTCATCTGCTTACCGGGATAGGAAATAGATCCAATCAAGTGGAACAGGACCGCAGAAAGAAGATCGAAGAAGATCGAGTTTTAgcgaaagaaattatattacgatATACAGATAAGAGAAAGATAAGATAAACTCTTGATTCGGAGCCGTGCATGTAGCATTAAAAATGTCCGGTTGCACGAAGGTGCATAAATCATAGATCATGCACATTAGATCTATAAAGGTTGTTTTCCAACGAAGAAACCATAAAGAGAATAaatggataataaaaaaaattataaataagaagaTTGAATATCCGAAGCATAAAGCTAAATTATACGAAATAACTTAGTTATAACCTGAATAAAATTGACTGAGATTTTCTTTAGTGACTTTCAAATCCATATTCAAGAATTTTCTAGGGACcctagaaaaaataatataaattataaatttgtattgataaaagagatatatgacaaatattttctttgcaacattatgataaaatatcagTAAAAACTACTAAATTATATCCTAGACTTTGCCGACGTTTAGTAACCAATCAGTGTCTCATGCTCATCTAACTCGATATTTTTTCAAGCATCCTTTTCTCTATAAATAAAGTATTCGTGGTTGTTCGTGGTTGGGTTTGTTATGCTGTGAGCTTGGTCAGTGTCggcatattattttattgattttaaaaGCAAGCAAAGATTAACGAGATTTCTGCAATTTAGTTTTTCGTTTCAATTGCTTTTATCGTGACGTGCACTGAAAcgtagaattataataataacctTGCGTGATAGTTCAGCGAATGGATGGATTCTGTAAATtcataaattccttttaaacAGTCATAAATTTATCACTGGTAAGTACAATATGTGTCAGAAAGAAATCTTAAGTAAATTTATAGAGTACTTTTTACTTCAaattcttatatattcttatatcaTTTGTTTAACGTTTTTCTGAAATTAGAAACGATCTTGTGTCACAGTTCActatttataacatttgttGTACCATCCAACAGGtgatacataaatattcttacgtaatgcaatatatttattttcagaatttGTACCTGCAATAAACTTGTTAAAGACATCAAGAAAACATATATAAGCAATAGTTGACTCTTCCTCTAAAACATGGCGCATTACAAAGGAGCGGCCAGTGAAGCTGGCCGAGCTATGCAGCTGATGAAGAAGAGGGAAATTGCGCAGCAAGAGATAGAGCTGCGGAAGAAGAAGATTGAGGATGACTTGAAGATTCACAATATAGAGAACAAGTTCGCGACTCATTACAATGCCGTTGAACAGCAGTTAAAGACTTCCACAATTGGTCTGGTAACGTTGAATGAGATGAAAGCGAAGCAGGAGAATATAGTGAAAGAGCGCGAGAGGAAACTTGCCCAGAAGGAACGGGAAAAGGAGCAGGAAAAAGAAAGGGCACTAGCGGCGAAACAAGCAGAAAAGAACAAGCAAAAGAGGCAGATCCAAGCGTTGTCCTTCAACTTGGACGAGGATGAGgatgaggacgaggacgaggacgaggcaAAGGGATCCGACAGCGATAGTACAGAAACACCAACCAAATCGGAAAGTGTACAATGCGATGAACCGGTTATCAAAAAGATCAGGAAGAACCCAGACGTAGACACAAGTTTCCTGCCGgacagagaaagggaggaagaggagaataaACTGCGGGAAGAATTGCGGCAGGAATGGGCGAGAAAACAGAATGCActgaaagaggaagagattGAGATTACGTTCAGTTATTGGGACGGATCAGGTCATCGTCGCAGCGTCATAATGAAGAAAGGTAAAGACTTTAATGTAACAGAAAGACCAATTATCTGCTTGCGAATTTTGTATTCTGATTTGTATGTTTCttcacaacacacacacacacacaaacgtTATATGATTAATTCTATTGTAGAAATCTTAAAAATTCGTCTTCCGCTTTTCCTGATACAGGTAATTCAATCTATCAGTTGCTCCAGAGGTGTCTGGAAGTCTTGAGACGCGAATTCAGCGAACTCAAAACAGTGATGGCTGATCAGTTGATGTACGTTAAGGAAGATCTCATCTTGCCGCATCATTACACGTTCTACGATTTCATTGTGACCAAGGTAAGGATAGCCACTATGTCTATGAGGTAACGCGCGTTACGATGCGTTATTTTAACGAATAACACGAATAATCAGGCACGAGGGAAGAGCGGACCATTGTTCACATTCGATGTTCACGACGATATACGAGTCATGCACGATGCTTCTGTTGAAACTGAGGAATCGCATGCTGGGAAAGTTTTGCTCAGGTATTTATTGTCAAAGAAATAGATTCAAGATTCTTATTTTCTCCGACGCTTTAGCAGGATGTatactttcttatatttttagatcATGGTACGAGAGAAACAAGCATATTTTCCCAGCGAGTAGATGGGAGCCGTTCGATCCAACTAAAAGCTACGATAAGTACACGGTGTCGgataaaaataggaaaaaagataaaatttgataagCTTAGTTCTCATGAATTGCTCAATGCGagacagaaataattttctgccATAAGGACCTTGATCAAGTAATGTGAAACATAATCATGACTAATAGTTATCTTTGTTCCTTCATAGAAAGTATACTGTTACGTcgttgtaatatatgtatatattagcataaatttATTGCACTTTGTGATTCTACTATTTGActcacatatttatatatgtatatttatatataagtgaAATAGTATATAGCTTGTAAAGTTTGAGAGGAGTGCCGAAGAAGAGAAATAAGTTGAATaagtttaatgaaaaaaagtaagaagaaataaacatttcaatGATACAAATTTAATGATCATATTCATCATGAAGATACAAAATTATGTATTGATTACATTTAATCACAGTCATATCGAGTAAGATCGACGATTTAATAGTCGGTATAGTACAACGTGAATCTGTAAcgaatgttaaaaaaatctatttacAAATCGGACCATAATCACGTACTGTTCGCGGGCTTGATAGAAGCCGGATCCATATATGTAATGTTTTCGGGGAAATGATCCATTATAATGAACTTTTTCTCAGTCGATTTATGTAAAATCTCGAGGAAGCCAAACCAATAAATGACTAGTCCAGATCCGAATCGATTCCAATAACTCAAGAACTGTTCCCTCATGTACTTTTGATGAACCTCCGTATTACCGAACCGGGCTTTGGATTCGATCCAGTTTATCACACAGCCGTTCACCGCAATTGGCACTTCCA
Coding sequences within:
- the LOC105288214 gene encoding protein FAM50 homolog, which translates into the protein MAHYKGAASEAGRAMQLMKKREIAQQEIELRKKKIEDDLKIHNIENKFATHYNAVEQQLKTSTIGLVTLNEMKAKQENIVKERERKLAQKEREKEQEKERALAAKQAEKNKQKRQIQALSFNLDEDEDEDEDEDEAKGSDSDSTETPTKSESVQCDEPVIKKIRKNPDVDTSFLPDREREEEENKLREELRQEWARKQNALKEEEIEITFSYWDGSGHRRSVIMKKGNSIYQLLQRCLEVLRREFSELKTVMADQLMYVKEDLILPHHYTFYDFIVTKARGKSGPLFTFDVHDDIRVMHDASVETEESHAGKVLLRSWYERNKHIFPASRWEPFDPTKSYDKYTVSDKNRKKDKI